The Tripterygium wilfordii isolate XIE 37 chromosome 4, ASM1340144v1, whole genome shotgun sequence genome has a window encoding:
- the LOC119995854 gene encoding cytochrome P450 CYP73A100-like, whose product MASFLAKSASCTILLIALVITLTKLLYPNLLSIILPLLPFMVYFYPSISKPSTTNLPPGPFSIPIFGNWLQVGNDLNHHLLASMSQIYGQVFLLKLGSKNLTVVSDPELANHVLHTQGVEFGSRPRNVVFDIFTGNG is encoded by the coding sequence ATGGCTTCTTTTCTTGCAAAATCTGCCTCATGCACTATTCTCTTGATAGCACTTGTTATCACACTAACCAAACTTTTATATCCCAACCTACTCTCAATCATCCTCCCTTTGCTTCCTTTCATGGTCTACTTCTACCCATCTATTTCAAAGCCATCCACAACAAACCTCCCTCCAGGACCATTTTCTATTCCAATCTTTGGCAATTGGCTCCAAGTTGGAAATGACCTTAACCACCATCTTTTAGCCTCCATGTCACAGATTTACGGCCAGGTATTTCTCCTAAAACTCGGCTCTAAGAACCTAACGGTTGTATCGGACCCCGAGCTTGCCAACCATGTCCTGCACACGCAAGGTGTAGAATTCGGGTCTCGCCCTAGGAATGTTGTGTTTGACATATTCACCGGAAATGGATAG